A region from the Paenarthrobacter aurescens genome encodes:
- a CDS encoding CPBP family intramembrane glutamic endopeptidase, with amino-acid sequence MFLASRRRLRAEVLIVLGLSLGQSAVYSVVQLLDKMSRAPLADATSTLNRSQSTREYFDLTYQLLDIVFALVPVALVFYFLSTHVPASKEGSGGSAFARLGFNFARPGKDLLQGLGLAAAIGIPSLGLYAAGRALGITTAIVPSGLDAYWWTVPVLILSAMRHAIVEEVIVVGYLMDRFGKFGWSVPAAIVVSALLRGSYHLYQGFGPFIGNVVMGLVFAWIYTKTKRVMPLVIAHALLDIVAFVGFSLFGKAIGLG; translated from the coding sequence ATGTTCCTTGCTTCCCGCCGACGGCTGCGAGCCGAAGTACTTATTGTGCTGGGCCTGTCCCTGGGCCAGTCGGCCGTCTACTCCGTGGTGCAGTTGCTGGACAAGATGTCGCGGGCACCGTTGGCTGATGCCACATCAACGCTGAACAGGTCCCAAAGCACGCGCGAGTATTTTGATCTCACTTACCAGCTTCTGGACATTGTGTTCGCCCTGGTGCCCGTGGCGCTGGTGTTCTACTTCCTGTCCACCCATGTGCCCGCGTCCAAGGAGGGAAGCGGCGGCTCGGCATTCGCCCGGCTCGGTTTCAACTTTGCCCGGCCCGGCAAGGACCTTCTCCAAGGCCTCGGTCTGGCAGCGGCCATAGGCATCCCTTCGTTGGGACTGTACGCCGCCGGCCGCGCCTTGGGGATTACCACGGCCATTGTGCCCAGCGGCCTGGACGCCTACTGGTGGACGGTGCCGGTGCTGATCCTCTCGGCCATGCGCCACGCGATCGTCGAGGAAGTGATCGTGGTGGGCTACCTCATGGACCGGTTCGGAAAGTTCGGGTGGAGTGTCCCGGCAGCCATTGTGGTCAGCGCCCTCCTGCGGGGAAGCTACCACCTGTACCAAGGATTCGGCCCGTTCATAGGGAACGTGGTCATGGGTTTGGTGTTCGCATGGATCTACACAAAAACCAAACGCGTGATGCCCCTGGTGATTGCCCACGCACTATTGGACATTGTGGCGTTCGTAGGATTCAGCCTGTTCGGCAAGGCCATAGGCCTTGGATAG
- a CDS encoding class II fructose-bisphosphate aldolase produces MEGDPVTLVNTRELMERAAAAGTGQGAFNIIHIETAEGLVAGAEAAGVPLILQISENCAKYHGGLEPIAAAALGIARSAAVPVALHLDHAESEDLALAAVDLGFGSVMYDGAHLPYESNVEVTERVAKYAHERGVYVEAELGKVGGKDGAHAPGVRTDPAEAKAFVAATGVDALAVAVGSSHAMTERSAALDLQLITGLKTAVGKPLVLHGSSGVSDDMLIAAIRAGMTKINVSTHLNGFFTRAVREYLDANPAVVDSRKYIKAGRDALVLESARMLTLFAKAN; encoded by the coding sequence ATGGAAGGAGACCCGGTGACACTGGTCAACACACGCGAACTCATGGAGCGGGCCGCTGCCGCCGGCACGGGCCAGGGCGCATTCAACATCATCCACATAGAGACGGCTGAAGGCCTGGTGGCAGGGGCGGAAGCAGCCGGCGTTCCTCTGATCCTGCAAATTTCCGAGAACTGCGCCAAGTACCATGGCGGACTCGAGCCCATCGCAGCAGCAGCCCTGGGAATCGCCCGCTCCGCCGCTGTTCCCGTTGCCCTTCACCTGGACCACGCAGAATCCGAAGACCTCGCACTGGCTGCTGTGGACCTTGGCTTCGGATCGGTCATGTATGACGGCGCACATCTGCCATATGAGTCCAATGTGGAAGTCACTGAACGGGTTGCCAAATACGCCCATGAACGCGGCGTTTACGTGGAGGCCGAGCTCGGAAAAGTCGGAGGCAAGGACGGAGCCCACGCCCCGGGCGTCAGAACGGACCCCGCTGAGGCCAAGGCCTTCGTTGCGGCAACAGGCGTGGACGCGCTCGCCGTGGCGGTTGGCTCGTCCCATGCCATGACAGAACGCAGTGCGGCCCTGGACCTGCAGCTGATTACCGGGCTGAAGACCGCAGTGGGAAAACCATTGGTCCTTCACGGCTCCTCGGGTGTCTCAGATGACATGCTCATAGCCGCTATCCGGGCGGGTATGACTAAGATCAACGTATCCACACATTTGAACGGGTTCTTTACCCGCGCCGTCCGTGAGTACCTCGATGCCAACCCTGCAGTGGTGGATTCCCGGAAATACATCAAGGCCGGCCGGGATGCCCTTGTGCTGGAGTCCGCACGTATGCTGACGCTGTTCGCCAAAGCGAATTAG
- a CDS encoding 1-phosphofructokinase family hexose kinase, with product MKRANVNRIITVTANPAIDMTYTVHGITEGSSHRVPTPLSRAGGKGINVARVTHQLGYPVLAIAPTGGAAGQTLAAELWTSGVPHTLVGVAAETRRSIALVDTVAGETSIFNEEGQALLPDDWRSLRIAIVEAVSGNRNLPASVLVGSGSLPPGAPADFYPELVRLAHDAGIPAIIDTSGPGIIAAAKAGADILKPNHHELAEATGESSLEAAALALIDMGARTVLVSAGAEGMLAFDHAAPGGYWSARLPEALSGNPTGAGDAGVAAAAVALAEGITEPREILRRATAWSAAAVLMPAAGEISPRYQELQDHLILTWKETR from the coding sequence ATGAAGCGAGCCAACGTGAACCGCATCATCACCGTCACTGCCAATCCGGCGATCGACATGACGTACACAGTCCATGGCATCACCGAGGGCTCAAGCCACCGCGTGCCCACGCCCCTGAGCCGTGCCGGCGGCAAGGGCATCAACGTAGCCCGCGTCACCCATCAACTGGGCTATCCCGTCCTGGCCATCGCGCCCACAGGCGGCGCGGCAGGGCAAACCCTCGCGGCCGAACTGTGGACCAGCGGCGTGCCGCACACCCTGGTGGGAGTGGCAGCCGAGACCAGGCGCAGCATCGCCCTGGTGGACACTGTTGCCGGTGAGACATCCATCTTCAACGAAGAAGGCCAGGCACTTTTGCCGGACGATTGGCGCTCCCTCCGGATCGCCATAGTTGAGGCCGTGAGCGGAAACCGGAACCTGCCCGCCTCCGTTCTGGTCGGTTCGGGCAGCCTTCCGCCCGGAGCGCCCGCAGACTTCTACCCCGAACTGGTGCGCCTGGCCCACGACGCCGGCATCCCGGCCATCATTGACACCTCCGGTCCCGGGATCATCGCCGCGGCGAAAGCCGGAGCCGACATCCTCAAACCGAACCATCACGAGCTTGCGGAGGCCACGGGGGAGTCCAGCCTTGAAGCTGCCGCCCTGGCTCTCATTGACATGGGTGCCCGGACAGTCCTCGTCAGCGCGGGCGCGGAGGGCATGCTTGCCTTCGACCACGCCGCTCCCGGCGGCTACTGGAGTGCACGCCTGCCCGAAGCCCTTAGCGGCAACCCCACCGGGGCGGGCGACGCCGGTGTGGCAGCTGCCGCCGTCGCCCTCGCCGAAGGCATCACTGAGCCGCGGGAAATTCTTCGCCGGGCCACCGCATGGTCCGCCGCGGCCGTGCTCATGCCCGCCGCAGGGGAAATTTCGCCCCGGTACCAGGAACTTCAGGACCACTTGATCCTGACATGGAAGGAGACCCGGTGA
- a CDS encoding endo-alpha-N-acetylgalactosaminidase family protein, which yields MPGLSPSKRLVSLSLACVVVSSSMGLLSLQPASAAPLTQPLPAQQATDAVSEAGTATIASNQLTVKVATSFPQVLSYTHAATKARLDGTTSPVGTITLNGTEYRVTGTSAGSGEDGRDYVLTVPDFGNVEITARLSVKKNVVSFNITGIKDSADYPVKTLQLPRLNMVTVNSTQPGAQVSTANLSVDRSVTGDEFTPITPSTPLDAVAKSSAYALANTAALGAAVESNALYDTSSGPGAKDRGRFWRQAVSDGAGGVSMGLASGQWLYRAEGSATTEELPWTRVAITSDANSDGGVDWQDAAIAMRSIQVSPNKGEQTPDNVITHIPFNFASQATHPFLRTLDDVKRISLATDGLGQVAMLKGYTSEGHDSANTDYGNNFNSRAGGLEDLNKLVKEGKDWNASFGVHINATEIYPEAKSFSEDLLRADKGLGWNWLDQSYYMNQREDINSGKLAQRIKELREATDKNLDFVYVDVYYEFGWLAERLQQELVKNGFRVGSEWADHLSRNNTWSHWANDEKYGGSTNKGINSQILRFINNTQSDVWNPDPKLGVSHIVEFEGWTGQNDFNAFSENVWTANLPAKFLQHHQITKWTADRIDLADGVAVTGNTAEERNITVAGTSVLQGGTYLLPWSSKENGKPDKLYHYNPAGGASTWTLTKEFSKSSSLELFKLTDNGRVKVADVPVVNGHVTITADAKQPYVLAPRNTMAELPKKADFGEGTAFNDPGFNGLDLSSWNPAGSVNHVRDDKGRRYAELGATPSSISQEVKLDAGTQSVSAWVEIEPGKARPTTFSVDMDGKTESVTIDSSNAENFVAGDEKHGTGFQRIRVLVDVPRNNAKATVSLTAADGDATVRVDDFRAVKTVRVATTGVLSEDFENVDQGWGPFVKGDAGGSTDPRTHITERHEPFTQKGWDTNVIDEVLDGTWSLIAHDENLAPNGGPGMVYRTTEATVPFQAGRKYKVSFDYQNSKAGQYSWVSGYDSQAGPAVTASQPIDAKTSTTRFEQILDTGFCGDYFVGLQRTGSSNGSDFTLDNFLVEDLGASEAVPACAQLSAALQGDVVQQGKAQDFVTTFVSDEPAAISDLAVTLALPEGWTATPSTPATAATLPAGGSLTTAWKITAPASADGDYPITAKAGYTVAASGADPAGSRTINTTTTVRTLPKPPQATVFASDHPWVSATNGWGPVEKDQSNGGTGAGDGTPLTLNGTVYAKGLGAHANGNVRYYLGGYCTAFTATVGIDDAQPTRGSVKFSVVADGTTKVTTPVLGATSAPLPLTVDVTGAQYVELVANDSGDSNGNDHADWADAKFTCSSTSQEPPAPVLTGIVFASDLPWIGSTNGWGPAERDRANGEQNAGDGPALRLDGVVYPKGIGVHADSKISIATEAKCNAFTATVGVDDAKLNKGLHGSVVFIVRGDGRELLRTPVLSADSTALPLNVDITGVQNVELIADKNGDDAGDDWGDWADAKFNCA from the coding sequence ATGCCCGGCTTGTCACCCTCTAAACGACTGGTCTCGCTGAGCCTGGCCTGCGTCGTCGTTTCATCCTCTATGGGACTGCTTTCCCTGCAGCCCGCCAGCGCGGCCCCGTTGACGCAACCCTTGCCTGCACAGCAAGCAACAGACGCCGTAAGCGAGGCCGGTACCGCCACCATTGCCTCAAACCAGCTCACAGTGAAGGTCGCCACAAGCTTTCCCCAGGTTCTCAGCTACACCCATGCCGCCACCAAGGCCCGCCTTGACGGCACAACGTCACCCGTGGGCACCATCACGCTCAATGGCACCGAATACAGAGTCACCGGCACCTCTGCCGGTTCCGGAGAAGATGGCAGGGACTACGTGCTCACTGTCCCGGACTTCGGCAACGTTGAGATCACTGCCCGGTTGTCCGTGAAGAAAAACGTTGTCTCATTCAACATCACCGGGATCAAGGACTCAGCGGACTACCCGGTGAAAACACTTCAGCTCCCCCGGCTGAACATGGTGACGGTGAACTCCACGCAGCCTGGAGCCCAAGTGTCCACAGCCAACCTTTCCGTGGACCGCAGCGTCACTGGAGACGAGTTCACTCCGATCACCCCGTCCACTCCCCTGGATGCAGTGGCCAAGAGTTCCGCCTACGCCCTGGCCAACACCGCGGCCCTGGGGGCCGCCGTCGAGTCCAACGCACTGTATGACACCTCCTCTGGACCCGGCGCCAAAGACCGGGGGCGTTTCTGGCGCCAAGCCGTCAGTGACGGGGCAGGCGGAGTGTCCATGGGACTGGCCAGTGGTCAGTGGCTCTACCGCGCTGAGGGCTCGGCCACCACGGAGGAACTGCCCTGGACTCGCGTGGCCATCACCTCTGACGCAAATTCCGACGGTGGCGTGGACTGGCAGGACGCGGCAATCGCCATGAGATCCATCCAGGTCAGCCCCAACAAAGGTGAGCAGACCCCGGATAACGTGATTACGCACATCCCGTTCAACTTCGCCTCCCAGGCAACCCACCCGTTCCTCCGTACCTTGGATGACGTCAAACGGATCTCCCTGGCAACGGACGGCCTGGGACAGGTAGCGATGCTCAAGGGATACACCAGCGAGGGACACGACTCGGCGAACACGGACTACGGCAACAACTTCAACAGCCGCGCCGGTGGTTTGGAAGACCTCAACAAGCTGGTCAAGGAAGGTAAGGACTGGAATGCCAGCTTCGGCGTCCACATCAACGCCACGGAGATCTATCCTGAAGCCAAGTCCTTCAGCGAAGACCTGTTGCGTGCTGACAAGGGCCTGGGCTGGAACTGGTTGGACCAGTCCTACTACATGAACCAGCGTGAGGACATCAATTCCGGGAAGCTCGCCCAGCGCATCAAGGAACTCCGTGAGGCCACGGACAAGAACCTGGACTTCGTTTACGTAGATGTTTACTACGAATTTGGCTGGCTGGCCGAACGCCTGCAGCAGGAACTGGTCAAGAACGGCTTCCGTGTGGGCTCCGAATGGGCAGACCACCTCTCCCGGAACAACACCTGGTCCCACTGGGCGAACGATGAAAAGTACGGTGGATCCACCAACAAGGGCATCAACTCCCAGATCCTGCGCTTCATCAACAACACCCAGTCGGACGTCTGGAACCCGGACCCCAAGCTCGGCGTGAGCCACATCGTGGAGTTCGAAGGCTGGACCGGGCAGAACGACTTCAATGCCTTCAGCGAGAACGTGTGGACAGCCAACCTGCCCGCCAAGTTCCTTCAGCACCACCAGATCACCAAGTGGACGGCTGACCGCATCGACCTCGCCGACGGCGTAGCCGTCACCGGAAACACCGCCGAAGAACGCAACATCACGGTGGCCGGGACTTCCGTGTTGCAGGGCGGCACGTATCTGCTGCCATGGTCCTCCAAGGAAAACGGCAAGCCCGACAAGCTCTACCACTACAACCCTGCCGGTGGCGCCAGCACCTGGACCCTCACCAAAGAGTTCTCCAAGTCCAGCTCACTTGAACTCTTCAAGCTGACCGACAACGGCCGCGTGAAGGTCGCCGACGTTCCCGTGGTCAACGGTCACGTCACCATCACGGCCGACGCCAAACAGCCCTACGTTCTTGCTCCGAGAAACACCATGGCTGAGCTGCCCAAAAAGGCCGACTTCGGCGAAGGCACAGCCTTCAATGATCCCGGCTTCAACGGCCTTGATCTCTCCTCTTGGAACCCTGCCGGAAGCGTCAACCACGTCCGCGACGACAAAGGCCGCCGCTACGCCGAACTGGGGGCAACGCCGTCGTCCATCAGCCAGGAAGTGAAGCTGGACGCCGGAACCCAGTCCGTGAGCGCCTGGGTTGAAATCGAACCTGGAAAGGCCCGGCCCACCACGTTCTCGGTGGACATGGACGGCAAGACCGAAAGCGTCACCATCGATTCGTCCAACGCCGAAAACTTCGTAGCTGGCGACGAGAAGCACGGCACAGGCTTCCAGCGCATCCGTGTGCTGGTGGACGTCCCGCGGAACAATGCCAAAGCCACCGTTTCGCTCACAGCGGCCGACGGCGATGCCACAGTACGCGTGGATGACTTCCGGGCGGTGAAGACCGTCCGGGTCGCCACCACCGGGGTGCTCAGCGAGGACTTCGAAAACGTGGACCAAGGCTGGGGACCGTTCGTGAAAGGCGACGCCGGTGGCTCAACGGACCCCCGGACGCACATCACCGAACGCCACGAACCCTTCACCCAAAAGGGCTGGGACACCAACGTGATTGACGAAGTGCTGGACGGCACCTGGTCACTGATCGCGCACGACGAAAACCTTGCCCCCAATGGCGGACCCGGCATGGTGTACCGCACCACGGAGGCAACCGTGCCATTCCAGGCAGGCCGCAAGTACAAGGTGTCCTTCGACTACCAGAACTCCAAAGCCGGACAGTACTCCTGGGTGTCCGGTTATGACTCGCAGGCAGGCCCCGCGGTGACGGCCAGCCAGCCCATCGACGCCAAGACGTCCACCACGCGGTTCGAGCAGATCCTCGATACCGGCTTCTGCGGGGACTACTTCGTGGGATTGCAGCGCACGGGAAGCTCGAACGGTTCGGATTTCACCTTGGACAACTTCCTGGTGGAAGATCTCGGCGCCTCCGAAGCCGTCCCGGCCTGTGCGCAACTCTCGGCTGCGCTCCAGGGCGACGTGGTTCAGCAGGGCAAAGCGCAGGACTTCGTCACCACGTTCGTGTCCGACGAACCGGCAGCCATCAGCGACCTCGCCGTCACCCTTGCACTGCCCGAGGGGTGGACAGCCACCCCGTCCACGCCTGCCACGGCTGCAACCCTCCCGGCCGGAGGATCCCTCACCACCGCGTGGAAGATCACGGCGCCGGCGTCAGCTGACGGCGACTACCCCATCACAGCCAAGGCCGGCTACACCGTTGCTGCTTCAGGCGCCGATCCCGCGGGTAGCCGCACCATTAACACCACCACCACTGTGCGGACTCTGCCCAAGCCGCCGCAGGCCACCGTGTTCGCCAGCGACCACCCCTGGGTCAGCGCCACCAACGGCTGGGGTCCTGTTGAGAAGGACCAATCCAACGGCGGAACCGGGGCCGGCGATGGCACGCCGCTCACACTGAACGGCACGGTCTATGCCAAGGGCCTGGGAGCCCACGCCAACGGCAACGTCCGGTACTACCTCGGCGGCTACTGCACTGCCTTCACCGCAACGGTAGGCATCGACGACGCCCAGCCAACGCGGGGAAGCGTGAAATTCTCCGTGGTAGCGGACGGCACCACCAAGGTCACCACCCCGGTCCTGGGCGCCACCAGCGCTCCCCTGCCGCTGACCGTGGACGTCACCGGCGCCCAGTATGTGGAGTTGGTAGCCAACGACTCCGGCGACTCCAATGGCAACGACCACGCAGACTGGGCCGACGCCAAGTTCACCTGTTCCTCCACCTCGCAGGAACCGCCGGCACCCGTGCTGACTGGAATAGTGTTCGCCTCCGACCTCCCCTGGATCGGCAGCACCAACGGTTGGGGACCGGCAGAACGGGACCGCGCCAACGGTGAGCAGAACGCCGGTGACGGACCCGCATTGCGGCTCGACGGCGTCGTGTATCCGAAGGGGATCGGCGTCCACGCCGACTCAAAGATCAGCATCGCCACCGAGGCCAAATGCAACGCCTTCACCGCCACGGTGGGAGTGGACGACGCCAAGCTGAACAAGGGTCTGCACGGATCCGTGGTGTTCATCGTCAGGGGTGATGGACGCGAACTGTTGAGGACTCCCGTCCTCAGCGCCGACTCCACGGCACTCCCCCTCAACGTGGACATCACCGGTGTCCAGAACGTCGAGCTGATCGCCGACAAGAACGGTGACGACGCCGGCGATGACTGGGGCGATTGGGCGGACGCGAAGTTCAACTGCGCCTAA
- a CDS encoding DeoR/GlpR family DNA-binding transcription regulator, which produces MTRTDRLTAILDLLAESGHVEVEDIVTRLGVSPATARRDLDSLAKQRLLSRTRGGATTGSVAYDLPGRYNRDDHAGAKQEIALAASALIRPGAVIGLSGGTTNTALAQLLSTREDLNAPSNRPTLTVVTNAINIASQLAVRPNIKIMVTGGILNPRSYELVGPYTDVIMQKVALDIAFIGVNGVDPDLGPTITDEGEAMVNTVMARRATESYVVADSSKVGRRSFAAMAGYDFRHLITDSGISADHKAAFEAKGTEVIVAPAS; this is translated from the coding sequence ATGACCCGCACCGATCGGCTGACCGCCATACTCGACCTCCTGGCCGAGTCCGGCCATGTGGAAGTCGAGGACATCGTGACACGCCTGGGCGTTTCCCCTGCCACGGCCCGCAGGGATCTTGACAGCCTGGCCAAGCAGCGGTTGCTGAGCCGGACCCGCGGTGGTGCCACCACCGGGTCAGTAGCCTATGACCTTCCCGGCCGCTACAACCGTGACGATCACGCCGGGGCCAAGCAGGAGATTGCCTTGGCCGCCTCGGCACTGATCCGGCCCGGGGCAGTCATTGGCCTCAGCGGAGGGACAACCAACACCGCGCTCGCGCAGTTGCTGTCCACCCGCGAGGACCTTAATGCACCCTCAAACCGGCCCACCCTTACCGTGGTGACCAACGCGATCAACATCGCCTCGCAGCTGGCGGTCCGGCCAAACATCAAAATCATGGTCACCGGCGGGATCCTCAACCCGCGCTCGTACGAGCTTGTGGGTCCCTACACGGACGTCATCATGCAAAAAGTTGCCTTGGACATCGCCTTCATTGGGGTCAACGGTGTGGATCCTGATCTTGGCCCCACCATTACCGATGAAGGCGAAGCAATGGTTAACACCGTGATGGCGCGCCGGGCCACGGAATCATACGTTGTGGCTGACTCCTCCAAAGTGGGACGCCGCTCCTTCGCCGCAATGGCGGGCTACGATTTCAGGCACCTCATTACCGACTCCGGCATCAGTGCAGATCATAAAGCCGCCTTCGAAGCCAAGGGAACCGAAGTCATCGTCGCGCCTGCCAGCTGA
- a CDS encoding histidine phosphatase family protein: MGAPERIFMIRHGQSAANADTTIYNRVPDYRIPLTERGVEEARLAGEKLRRRLDGEQVCVYVSPYLRAYQTLEAMNLGSLVERVIEEPRLREQDWANFQIAGEIEDQKELRNLYGHFFYRFREGESGSDVYDRVSSFMETLYRHWQKPSYVPNTLLVTHGLTMRLFCMRWFHWTVEYFESLNNPENAELRTLIKNDDDQYSLDIPFSQWVPREVDDSVLHAPRMRF; encoded by the coding sequence ATGGGCGCCCCTGAGAGAATCTTCATGATCCGGCATGGACAGTCTGCCGCGAATGCCGACACCACCATCTACAACCGCGTGCCGGACTACCGGATCCCCTTGACCGAACGCGGTGTGGAGGAAGCGAGGCTTGCCGGGGAGAAGCTGCGCCGCAGGCTCGACGGCGAGCAAGTGTGCGTGTACGTCTCCCCCTATCTCCGGGCCTACCAGACCCTCGAGGCCATGAACCTTGGATCCCTGGTGGAGAGGGTGATAGAGGAGCCCCGGCTTCGCGAACAGGACTGGGCAAACTTCCAAATTGCCGGGGAGATCGAGGACCAGAAGGAGCTGCGCAACCTCTACGGCCACTTTTTCTATCGCTTCCGTGAGGGTGAGTCCGGCTCGGATGTCTATGACCGGGTGTCATCCTTCATGGAAACGCTCTACCGGCATTGGCAAAAGCCCAGCTATGTACCAAACACACTCCTGGTGACGCACGGGCTGACCATGCGCCTGTTCTGCATGCGTTGGTTCCACTGGACGGTGGAGTACTTCGAGTCGCTGAACAACCCGGAAAACGCAGAGCTTCGCACACTGATAAAGAACGACGACGACCAGTACAGCCTGGATATACCGTTCAGCCAGTGGGTACCCAGGGAAGTGGACGACTCCGTGCTGCACGCCCCAAGGATGCGTTTCTAG
- a CDS encoding ROK family protein, with amino-acid sequence MVLGAAQSAVLSFDVGGTDIKAGVVDASGTVLGMRRVPTPLDPARPGEAVLDRLAELKAELASEFPQAPAQAAGIIVPGIVDSAAGVGVYSANLGWRNFPFTAEAEKRLGIPVAFDHDVRSAAAVEHHFGASKEFSDVVVMVVGTGIAAAVFSGGKAVTAGGFAGELGHAQVPDPDAGPGSTGSTILEAVGSAGAIAKRYHRASGVSVDGARGVLLRAGEGDAIASRIWADALDALAFTICQCVNIIGTEAVVLGGGLAEAGDDLLEPLRKRVDRILDFQRRPQLIRAQLGQDAGLLGAALNARALLEGTP; translated from the coding sequence ATGGTTCTTGGAGCCGCCCAATCCGCGGTCCTCTCCTTCGACGTCGGCGGGACAGACATCAAAGCCGGTGTGGTGGATGCCAGCGGTACCGTCCTGGGTATGCGCCGGGTCCCCACGCCTTTGGACCCGGCGCGGCCCGGCGAAGCGGTGCTGGACAGGCTCGCCGAACTCAAAGCCGAATTGGCCTCCGAGTTTCCCCAGGCCCCCGCACAGGCAGCGGGGATCATCGTCCCCGGGATTGTGGACTCCGCGGCCGGCGTGGGCGTCTATTCCGCCAACCTTGGATGGCGTAACTTTCCGTTCACCGCCGAGGCTGAAAAGCGGCTGGGCATCCCGGTGGCTTTCGATCACGATGTCCGCTCCGCCGCAGCTGTGGAGCACCACTTTGGCGCGTCCAAAGAGTTCAGTGACGTTGTGGTGATGGTGGTGGGCACCGGCATTGCCGCGGCTGTATTCTCCGGCGGCAAAGCAGTCACCGCCGGCGGCTTCGCCGGAGAACTGGGCCACGCCCAGGTTCCGGATCCCGACGCCGGCCCAGGCTCAACAGGCTCAACCATTTTGGAAGCAGTGGGCTCAGCCGGAGCCATTGCCAAGCGGTACCACCGTGCCTCAGGAGTGAGCGTGGACGGTGCACGCGGCGTACTCCTGCGGGCCGGTGAAGGCGATGCCATCGCATCCCGGATCTGGGCTGATGCCCTTGATGCTCTTGCGTTCACCATCTGCCAATGCGTGAACATCATCGGAACAGAAGCAGTGGTGTTGGGCGGAGGTCTCGCTGAAGCAGGAGATGATCTCCTCGAACCCTTACGTAAAAGGGTGGACAGGATCCTGGACTTCCAACGCAGGCCCCAACTCATCCGTGCCCAGCTGGGACAGGACGCCGGCCTGCTGGGCGCGGCCCTGAACGCCCGGGCACTCCTGGAAGGCACACCATGA
- a CDS encoding SIS domain-containing protein, translated as MSENTLGAFMEEELVSQPEVWQRAVEQARAEQLLPADGKRIAVIGCGTSWFMAQSYAAARESAGKGVTDAFAASEAFLNSNSADRQYDAVVAITRSGTTTEVLEVLAQLKGIVPTIAIIGDTSSPIVELADVVVGLPYADERSVVQTRFATTALVYMLTTLGVDVQQAIEDARGAVTAPVSGELLDAEQFTFLGTGWTIGLAHEAGLKMREAVQGWTESYPAKEYRHGPISIAAPGRVTWLFGTQPEGLDTDMAVTGALYIHTEKHPLAELARVHKVTLERARVRGLNPDLPRNLTRSVILDASA; from the coding sequence ATGAGCGAGAACACCCTGGGCGCCTTCATGGAAGAAGAGCTCGTTTCCCAGCCCGAGGTTTGGCAGCGCGCTGTGGAGCAGGCCCGTGCCGAACAATTGCTGCCTGCGGACGGCAAGCGCATTGCCGTGATCGGCTGCGGCACCTCCTGGTTCATGGCTCAAAGCTACGCAGCTGCCCGCGAATCCGCCGGCAAAGGCGTCACCGACGCGTTCGCAGCTTCTGAAGCTTTCCTGAACAGCAACAGTGCAGATCGCCAGTACGACGCCGTTGTGGCCATCACCCGGTCCGGTACCACCACTGAGGTGCTTGAGGTTTTGGCGCAGTTGAAGGGGATTGTTCCCACCATTGCGATCATTGGGGACACTTCCTCGCCGATTGTGGAGCTGGCCGACGTCGTAGTGGGCCTTCCATATGCCGATGAGCGTTCCGTAGTGCAGACCCGCTTCGCCACCACAGCGCTGGTGTACATGCTGACAACCCTTGGCGTCGATGTGCAGCAGGCAATCGAGGATGCCCGTGGCGCGGTGACAGCTCCCGTTTCCGGGGAACTCCTGGATGCCGAGCAGTTCACGTTCCTCGGCACCGGATGGACCATTGGACTGGCCCACGAGGCAGGGTTGAAGATGCGCGAAGCCGTGCAGGGGTGGACCGAGTCCTACCCGGCCAAGGAATACCGTCACGGCCCCATTTCCATCGCTGCTCCCGGCCGTGTCACCTGGCTGTTCGGCACCCAGCCTGAAGGCTTGGACACTGACATGGCCGTCACTGGTGCCCTCTACATCCACACGGAAAAGCACCCGTTGGCCGAGCTCGCCCGGGTCCACAAAGTCACGCTGGAGCGCGCACGCGTCCGTGGCTTGAATCCGGACCTGCCCCGCAACCTGACGCGCTCCGTTATTCTCGACGCCTCCGCCTAG